ATTATCAAaacttaagtaggcctacatgtacaccgaCCTACAGACTCGGTTAATATTTTGAGCTTgcaaaaatacaatacaatttaaaaaataaatgtacacgTTGTGAAATGTACAACCATTTGTTTTACTCTGATTTATAAAATCTCTCATTCCATTCCGACTTCTCGGAACTACTTCCTCGCGAACGTGGCTTTTTGGACTTATTGTTGTAAATCCACTTATGATTGATTGCATCATCACTACTGTATATATCATGCGCCGTCCGATGGCCAATCAGATATCTTCTGAACACCTTGCAGTCAACTTGAGGCTGGAGGTAGGGTGACCCCATAAACTGTGGTATGGTGCGGTACctatcaaaatgagaaaataatatttgtcaaCTTTTAGGACACTTTTCTAACTTTCCCTGATTACATAAAAGCACAAATGTGTATTCTTTTCTgagcaaataaaaataataaatacataaagATATAAGTTTTTGGTGACAAAATAATTGGCACATACCTGTACTTCTTTTAATGATTAAAAACTCTTTGTAACCAACCAAActtaatcaaataaaaaaacaattcttcgggtcagaattgaccttGATTCCACAGTTCACAAGGGGCCTGACCCTTTGCGTGacccatattttttttaacgggATTTATAACTCACATCTGCGTCAGTTTGACTCCTAatgggtcattttgacacataTTTTGGGTCATATCTGACCCACTAACCCAGAAACTGGGTCAGGCCCTATAAGGGATCCGGATCAATTCTAAACCGGAGGTTTTTATAGTAGAAAATTGTTTGACTTACTTTCGACgcattttgtctttatttattttttgcttttccATAAATTTCATCCAGCTGTCATATTTAGCATTGGACTTCCAGGAGTTTGAGCTAGACCGAGCCGACATGACTTTGTCCTCCTGAATGTGTCGAGAATTGTTGGCCACAGCCTCGGCGTCGGTCTCCGGAGCTTTAgaagaaaaatataaattcaattcaatttatacCTTATTTCCATTTAGGGTTACGAAAAACATAACAGACTGAGTTATTGCTTGGAAACTAAgtcaacaaaaatataaaccatATGGAGGCTGATTTGATAAACCGAGGCTTGTAATAGTCAGCCTATGGACAGACAGAGATACGCCAAACGGACAATGACTTGCAGAAATTAACCCAAACAAATCTGACATACAACAACCATGCTCAATTACTCCATTTAGAATTCACACCAGACTTGTTTAGTGGAGCGACATTGTGGGCTTTCCCAAGACGTTGTCCATGCTTCCCTTTCGTTCATGTTTCTTGTTATACAATACCCAACAGTGTCACAACTCCCCATATATACACTTCCTACCTGAAAAAATTTACCCCACAATGTCTATCTTGTATTAAGCATTATAATTCAAGAAGCTATAACTAAAGAGAAAATAAAGGCGTAGTTTTACCCAGATCGATTGGAGGATCTTCAGTGGGCGGGGTCACACTGGAGGCGTACCTCTCCCTCGCAGTCATTGCTCCCTCTTCCTCCTGTACAGTGGCAACCTCATCCTCCTTaacctcctcctcctcctcctcttcctctTGTACCTCTTCTTTTGGTTCCTCAATGAGCCCCATCGTGATGAGGTATGGTCGGGTCTCCTCATCTACGCTCGAACCTCGTTCCAATAGAACCTCACAGCATTGTTTGTATTCACGTGAGGCTGCGAGGTAGAGTGAGGTATGATTGTCATTATCCCTGATGTCCAGCACATTTTCTTcgctgtaaacaaacaaaataaatgatgaaGGCAATTTAGGAAATGCCTTACGAAAAGCTTTAGTAATGGgaatttaaaatgttacttgttgAGTGATTGAGCAGCCTTCAATGAGTTTCTTATgcaggattggtaaggataaaaCAAATTAGCCTGAAAGCCTACTGAAAGTCATACAATATAATGAAGTTATATTCGACAAAACTGTGTCTGAAAacctacaaacaaaaacaaaaacgcaaAAGCAAAAACTTAAttcggttgttacaaccaaacaATGGACAATGTGTGGTGTTGACACTGGCTTTATTTCATGTATGgttaatcacacaaaacaccTTCTGAGACTATTTAGTCAGCTCTACCAAGTCTGTGAACACTTTTAATTAAATTCCTCttccggaaaaaaaaaacttgaatagTTGTAGTTTTACCTTTGGTGTCCGTCTTTTTTGCTTTCTGTTCCCTGCTCtgatttttgtggtttttcGAGGGACTTCACGAGAATTTTAAGGACTTCTAGATAGTCACATTCAGCTGCATTGTGGACCGGTGTTCTGGAATAAAGAAACAGAAACGAATCAATTAGAACTTTCAAACAATGCAAACAATCTACCAAATCTCTCTTGTACTTACCCTTGCACTGATGTGTattattaagcactgtatactcagtactttcctaagttctgtgaaaaaatccacaagcaaATCACTCGTTCTTTtctttacagaactcgggaaagtatactGAGCACAGATAATGTAGGATAAACAATACTCGTTATCTCCGTTGCAAAACTTACTTTATATTAAACCTCGGAACGAAAGCACCAAAAAAATTGAATCACTTCCAATGAATTCACAACCTTCCCTGTTTTTCACATTACAAACTTTCATAATTACATTCACTTTAATCATTTGTAGGCCTCATCGAGTGTCCAACAGTTTCtatattgtgtttatttttcataGTCGTGTCCTTTCAATAAAGATTTTTATAGAAAGCAATCGAGTAACACAATTATGTACCTGCCATCCTCATCTTTCATTCCTACGCCTTtcgatgaattattcatgagaaTTTCAACAACTTCTTTGTGCTCATTGGCTGTGGCAAGATGAAGAGGTGTGTTCAGATTCCTATTGGTTGGGTCGATGTTTGTCACTTTGCTGAGAAGCAGCCGGCAGAGGTCGCTGTTTCCCTTTGATGCGGCGAAGTGTAACGCAGTCCAtccctgaaaaaaaattgttgtttgaagtacattatttgtttgcaaaCGCAAGCAATGACTCTGAACATAAACTATTAAATTGACATCAAAAATATTCCTGTATCAGTAAACGATGTGCGCCTCACCAGAATGTCCCCagaggcaattgcttacagcgTTAATACAGAAGTtgctagactggtcccctgacAAGTCGACAGGCACTGTGGTTTAACAGACCCAGTGATTTAATTGGAAACAGCTAGTGAAATTTCGATAGTCAGCTCACCACCCTTTACAGCAATCGTATACAGCCGTATAGCAGCCAATTCAAATAATGGCTATAAAAGTAAGCAGGCCtgaatgcttcgtttttgatagggcaagggcaccaatgcatttgctccttggtaaagggcaccctctgaggaaattgtaaatttatactcGGGCacttcaagggcatcaaggtaATGCAAGAGGCATGCAGGCAATCGCATTCGTTGCCTCGGGGTGAGTAAGATACATACGTCGCCTTCAGAAGCATCTATCTCCATCTTCCCTTCCAGTAGGATTTCACATATTTCCATGTAACCACATGAGGCTGCGTAGACGAATGGTGTCCTACCAGGAAAGTCGACAAGACCAAGATTGCATCCCTAGGAGAAAGAACCAAAAACATGGAAGCATAAACTGGgataaaatgaaattgaaaaacaaaataaaacatgtagAAATGATAAAAACCAAACCATGGCAATCAACGTTTGATATTGGAAGATGTGAGCTCTTTCAAATGGTGTCCTATCCCCTAAGTCCATATATACCAAGATTGCATCCCTGAGAGAAAGAACCAaaaacatggaggaataaactTATAGGGTATGAAATCATTGCtaacaaaattaaacatgttgaaaataatataaaaccAAACGAGAAGGCAGTCAACGCTATAGATATTGGGAGATACAGTGCTCTTTCAAAATGGTGTCCTACTGGGAAAGTCAACAAGACCAAGATTGCATCCCTAAAgagaagaaagaacaaaaaaatcaacGGTAGATATTAGGAGATGAGTGCTCGCTCAAAgggatgtcagacaactcgtccgtcggacaactcgaccaTTCGGACAACTAAACGGctgagacaactcgacggttgagACATGAGTTGTCTCAATTTGTCCGAACGGTCGTctcaaccgtcgagttgtccgaacggctGAGTTGTCGGACTGACGAGTTGTCTGATGAACACCTTTCAGAGGTTTAATGTTTGAAACCAAGACGGAGGTTTGGTTCTGTGTGCTTACACTGTGTACGAGTACCCTTGCGATGTCTGGTCGGTTGATCTGTACTGCGTAGTGGATTGGATAGAACCCGAACTTGTCTTTAACATCGATGGCGTTCTCGCCCTCTCCTTCCATTAAGATTTCAACGGTGCATTTCTGTATGCAGAAAAAAAAGCAAGTCTTCAATATAAACAAATCCCGAATATTTATGACAGTATAAAAAGTGTGATATTGTACATTGGCTATAATAGCTTTGTACACAGCAAATATCAATACATGTAATGCTTTTTTGATATGGGCATTGAACATTATgcttgtacagtgaatgtctacatTCCACATCgaaatgtccaatatcgaaataaATTGAATACTGTCAtggaaaatatttttgtattgtggTGATGGGTATGAAACTTTGAGGGGCTGTCGgtttaacttttatttcaaaagaaatattcaGAATTGGCTGGCAGTGGATTTGCATTAGAATAAACGGACAAATGTGATGTCCaaagttttgtaaaatcttgatatttttttttaacttgataTCAACTTACCACCCCCTGGATGACAGCCCAGTGTAGCGGGGTTCGACCAACGTTATCCACCTCGTCCTTCTTGCCATCGTGTTCCAAGAGATAGCGAAGGATCACCTCGTTCCCCTTTGGAAGAAAATTAATCATTAAACTTAAAGTTTTATTGGAAAACGTGCAGAGAAAGAATGACACTGTGTCACTCCAACCTGACTCTTATTATAAAGTAAACTCATATCTTTGAAAAGAATCTTCAAAAACGAATTGTTATACTTCCTTCTAGAAGTTTCTTATACCTCGCCTGCTACAAGATGCACGACCGTTTGCTGATGACTGTCCGTCTTATGTACAAGAGACGGATCTTTCTCTAGGAGCAATTCTACACATTTTGTTTCCTGAAAACAGAAGAAAGTAAAAtattaaactaaataaaaagtttatattaatttatattaaaataaataaaccctGGTAATAATTACATACATGTGTAAATACTAATataaatttggaaaaaaaactttcttgtaAATTTGTGGTAATTTACCTTGTTTTGTTCTGCTCTATGCAAGGCCATTTTTCCTTCAAAGTCTTCAACTGTTGTTTTCGCTCCCTTTTTCAACAAAAACTCCACCTTTTACAGAAATAAAATGTATTAGTGAAACATTTATGataatacttttaaaaataacacgTCATAGTTGCATCATCTTTACTTATTGCAACATTGTAGGACAGTTTGTTAACAAGATGGATTTCAGTGCAATAGAAACCATCCTGCTGTATGGGTGTGAGTCTTGGACTCTAAACAAGGCGATGCCCAAATCTATCAATGGTTGCTACACCAGGATGCTACGTATGGCACAGAATGTCTCCTGGAGGGATCACATCACCAACCTGGAGCTCTATGGCAACtatcctccggatagtattgcatggaggacataattgcatgcgacaacGGCACTTTTGTGGTACCAGGGATTCAATTATAGCCATAACCTAACTTGTtactaattttggtttatagcagccattttgaaacatGACTTTCGTGATAACTTTGTCCAATGTCGTTACCTTCTGTTCCGACTCGAGACGTGCTGCCAAAATCAGCGCAGTATTCCCGTCGCCATCTTGCGCATCAATCTCCGCACCAGCCAATAGCAGCATGTCAAGCGTTCTGACGTCACCTTTAGCAATGGCGTACGTCAGCAAGGTTTGGCCCTTTGAGTTCTTCTGGTTTGGGCTCTCACCGTACATCTGGAACTGCGATTGGAGGTTCATGAGATTCTCCTCCCCACGGTGGCACGCTTTGAATACCGGGCTCAGTTCCTCCTAAACATGCCGAACAGAACACGAAAAGTTATATCAAAACACTGTAATAACTTAATGCAGATAAAAAACAATGTGTCATCTAAGAAAGTGTTCTTACCTCAGTATCATCTTTTCCTTGATCACTCCCCTCTTCAAGTTCAATTAACATTGGTTTGGATTCGCCAGGCTGCAAAGAAAAATACTCAGCCAATCACTCAATGGACTATACATGTGAGAGCAATTCGAAAACAGAGCATAACATGTTATTGTCGGCCAACCACTCAATGGGGCTGGAATTTAGTGACGACACTTGGTGTCTTCAATTAGCCCTTTTGCTAAATATGGACAATATCCCAGGGCACTGTTAGGTTTGGGTCAATTTGTTCGTCtacaccaaaacaaaacagtagGCTTCTTACTGTCCGCCATACTTCAAAAAGGCTATTATTGGAATTATCTTACTGAAGTTTTTACACGGGAAAAAAAGCTTGTCCGTTGACAACGGAAATGTCTGCCACTTACGTGTTTTTCGTAGAATGTCTCATGACATTCGCTTGAGCAGAGGAGTGTTTTCTCTTCACCCTGTACGCTGTAGAACTTGGCGGCAGCATCATCACATTGAGCACAGGTGGCATCGGTGGTATCTGTGGGAAAAAACAGAACATTTCATCCGTCAGACGGCCGGCTTTTAAGACAACTTTTgtcttttctgtttttcttttctttaaagacactggacacattgtcaaagactaaccctcacagttggtgtatctcaacctttgcataaaataacaaacctgtgaaaatttgagctcaatcggtcgtccaagttgcgagataataatgaaagaaaaaacacccttgtcacacgaagttgtgtgctttcagatgcttgatttcgagacctcaaattctaaatgtgaggtctcgaaatcaattttgtggaaaattacttctttctcgaaaactacattacttcatagggagccttttctcacaatgttttataccatcaacctctccccattactcattaccaagaaaggttttatgctaataattatttcaagtaattaccaatagtgtccactgcctttaaaatctcCAACATTCCTTTAATGGCCGTTAGTATACTTTATTCTAATTTTGAAGAAACATGCCTAATGTAAAACAGCCGTTGAGCTGACACTTGTATCCTGTAttcgacttgtccacaagtctaagtttgttttaaagaaggGATCTTTTAAGAAAAGTAAAACTAGGATGACGTATTAACTTCCCTATGATATACCTTCGGGTCACTTCATTCGGCAAAGTTGGTCATTTCGTAGTCATTTCGTAGTCAGCCgagtcattaaaggaacacttgccttggatcggtcgagttggtctttgaaaagcgtttgtaaccgtttgttataaaatgcatatgggtggaaagatgatgtaaaagtagaatacagtgatccacacaaacatgcctcgaagttgcacggttttatctcgtcgactaacacggtcggccatttatgatggccgaccgcgtttatgggagtcaagtttttaaaacatctttccaaccaatgcatttaaaaaaaaacggttacaaacgcttttttacagaccaactcgtccgatccaaggcaacgtgttcctttaatttcgTGCGTCAGGGTATACACAGTGGTCAAGGTACGAAGAGACCCAACCCGACCCAGCTCCATTACATGAATAATTCAACGAACAGCAGCATGATTAAAACAAGGGGCCTTTTGGTCCACAGTGATAATGACCTTGTGTTGGCTGTACGATGTTGATGTAAACTATAAAGATATTTCGGTTGGTTGAATTATAATCAATCTCT
The nucleotide sequence above comes from Asterias rubens chromosome 12, eAstRub1.3, whole genome shotgun sequence. Encoded proteins:
- the LOC117297867 gene encoding inversin-like; the protein is MTTGISEKDTTDATCAQCDDAAAKFYSVQGEEKTLLCSSECHETFYEKHPGESKPMLIELEEGSDQGKDDTEEELSPVFKACHRGEENLMNLQSQFQMYGESPNQKNSKGQTLLTYAIAKGDVRTLDMLLLAGAEIDAQDGDGNTALILAARLESEQKVEFLLKKGAKTTVEDFEGKMALHRAEQNKETKCVELLLEKDPSLVHKTDSHQQTVVHLVAGEGNEVILRYLLEHDGKKDEVDNVGRTPLHWAVIQGVKCTVEILMEGEGENAIDVKDKFGFYPIHYAVQINRPDIARVLVHSGCNLGLVDFPGRTPFVYAASCGYMEICEILLEGKMEIDASEGDGWTALHFAASKGNSDLCRLLLSKVTNIDPTNRNLNTPLHLATANEHKEVVEILMNNSSKGVGMKDEDGRTPVHNAAECDYLEVLKILVKSLEKPQKSEQGTESKKDGHQSEENVLDIRDNDNHTSLYLAASREYKQCCEVLLERGSSVDEETRPYLITMGLIEEPKEEVQEEEEEEEEVKEDEVATVQEEEGAMTARERYASSVTPPTEDPPIDLAPETDAEAVANNSRHIQEDKVMSARSSSNSWKSNAKYDSWMKFMEKQKINKDKMRRKYRTIPQFMGSPYLQPQVDCKVFRRYLIGHRTAHDIYSSDDAINHKWIYNNKSKKPRSRGSSSEKSEWNERFYKSE